The following are encoded together in the Streptococcus oralis genome:
- the sdaAB gene encoding L-serine ammonia-lyase, iron-sulfur-dependent subunit beta gives MHSLRFQSVFDIIGPVMIGPSSSHTAGAVRIGKIVSSIFDDTPTEVEFQLFNSFAKTYRGHGTDLALVAGILGMDTDDPDIPNSLEIAHKRGIKIVWTIQKDSNAPHPNTTKITVKNEHKSISVTGISIGGGNIQVTELNGFAVSLNMNTPTIIIVHQDVPGMIAHVTEALSRFDINIAQMNVTREKAGEKAIMIIEVDSRSCEEAIEEIRKIPHLHNVNFFK, from the coding sequence ATGCACTCACTTCGTTTTCAATCTGTCTTTGACATTATCGGACCAGTTATGATTGGCCCATCAAGTAGCCATACTGCTGGAGCTGTTCGCATCGGGAAAATCGTCTCTTCCATCTTTGATGATACGCCGACAGAAGTCGAATTCCAATTATTTAATTCATTTGCCAAAACCTACCGTGGTCATGGAACCGACCTTGCTCTCGTAGCTGGTATATTAGGTATGGATACGGACGATCCCGACATTCCAAATAGCCTTGAGATTGCCCATAAACGTGGCATCAAGATTGTCTGGACCATTCAGAAAGACAGCAACGCTCCTCATCCTAATACCACTAAAATTACTGTGAAGAATGAACACAAATCCATCAGTGTGACAGGAATTTCCATCGGTGGAGGAAATATCCAAGTTACGGAACTTAACGGCTTTGCTGTCTCTCTCAACATGAACACACCAACCATTATCATCGTACATCAGGATGTTCCAGGTATGATTGCCCATGTTACTGAAGCCCTCTCTCGTTTTGATATCAATATCGCTCAGATGAATGTGACTAGGGAAAAAGCTGGAGAAAAAGCCATCATGATTATCGAAGTTGATAGTCGAAGTTGCGAAGAGGCGATTGAAGAAATCCGAAAAATCCCTCATCTCCACAATGTCAATTTCTTTAAGTAG
- the sdaAA gene encoding L-serine ammonia-lyase, iron-sulfur-dependent, subunit alpha, giving the protein MFYSIKELVEQADLDFQGNVAELMIATEYQLTGRERPEVLLLMERNLEVMKASVELGLSENKSRSGLTGGDAAKLDRHLKSGKALSDFTILSAARNAIAVNEHNAKMGLVCATPTAGSAGCLPAVLTAAIQKLDLSHEEQLDFLFAAGAFGLVIANNASISGAEGGCQAEVGSASAMSAAALTLAAGGTPYQASQAIAFVIKNMLGLICDPVAGLVEVPCVKRNAMGASFAFIAADMALAGIESKIPVDEVIDAMYQVGSSLPTAFRETAEGGLAATPTGRRLQKEIFGE; this is encoded by the coding sequence ATGTTTTATTCTATCAAAGAATTGGTCGAGCAGGCGGATCTAGACTTCCAAGGAAATGTCGCAGAACTCATGATTGCGACAGAATATCAACTAACCGGTCGGGAACGTCCAGAAGTTCTCCTCCTCATGGAACGCAATCTAGAAGTCATGAAAGCCTCTGTCGAGCTCGGTCTCAGTGAAAATAAATCCCGTAGTGGCTTAACGGGTGGAGACGCGGCCAAACTAGACCGCCATCTCAAAAGTGGCAAGGCCTTGTCTGACTTTACCATCCTATCAGCAGCCCGTAATGCCATCGCGGTCAATGAACACAATGCGAAGATGGGCTTGGTCTGCGCCACTCCAACCGCAGGAAGTGCTGGCTGTCTGCCAGCCGTTCTCACTGCTGCTATCCAAAAATTAGACCTTAGCCACGAAGAACAGCTGGATTTCCTCTTTGCTGCTGGTGCCTTTGGATTGGTTATCGCAAACAATGCCTCTATCTCAGGTGCTGAAGGTGGCTGTCAGGCCGAAGTTGGCTCTGCCTCTGCCATGAGTGCCGCAGCCTTAACCTTGGCTGCAGGTGGAACCCCCTATCAGGCTAGCCAAGCCATCGCCTTTGTCATTAAAAATATGCTGGGCCTCATCTGCGATCCCGTCGCTGGTTTGGTCGAAGTTCCCTGTGTTAAACGCAATGCCATGGGAGCCAGCTTTGCCTTTATCGCAGCAGACATGGCCTTGGCAGGTATCGAGTCTAAGATCCCTGTTGACGAAGTCATCGATGCCATGTACCAAGTCGGATCGAGTCTTCCAACTGCCTTTCGTGAAACAGCTGAGGGTGGACTCGCCGCTACACCTACTGGTCGCCGCCTACAAAAAGAAATCTTCGGAGAATAA
- a CDS encoding HAD-IA family hydrolase, producing the protein MPSISAIFFDLDGTLVDSSIGIHNAFTYTFEQLGVPSPDAKTIRGFMGPPLESSFATCLPKKQIPEAVQIYRSYYKEKGIHEAQLFPRITELLQELSQNYPLYITTTKNTPTAHDMTKNLGIHHFFDGIYGSSPETPHKADVIRYALQTHQLLADQVLIIGDTKFDMIGAQETGIKKFAVTWGFGEEADLLSYQPDWIARTIDDIISQL; encoded by the coding sequence ATGCCCTCTATCTCAGCAATCTTTTTTGATCTAGACGGAACCCTGGTTGACAGTTCCATCGGGATCCACAATGCCTTTACCTATACCTTTGAACAACTAGGAGTTCCGAGTCCTGATGCCAAAACCATTCGTGGTTTCATGGGGCCACCACTTGAAAGTAGTTTTGCAACATGCCTTCCCAAGAAACAAATCCCAGAGGCTGTGCAGATATACCGCTCTTACTACAAGGAAAAAGGAATCCACGAAGCCCAACTCTTCCCCCGAATAACGGAATTGCTTCAAGAGCTTTCGCAAAACTACCCTCTCTACATCACTACAACAAAGAATACTCCTACTGCTCATGATATGACTAAAAATCTGGGAATCCATCATTTCTTTGATGGCATTTATGGTTCTAGTCCTGAAACACCACACAAGGCGGATGTCATCCGTTACGCCTTGCAAACGCATCAACTCCTTGCAGACCAAGTCCTCATCATTGGGGACACCAAGTTTGATATGATCGGAGCTCAAGAAACTGGCATTAAAAAGTTTGCTGTTACTTGGGGATTTGGAGAAGAGGCTGATTTACTCAGCTATCAGCCTGACTGGATTGCCCGTACCATTGACGATATCATTAGCCAGCTCTAA
- a CDS encoding DUF805 domain-containing protein: protein MKKWYENIKIFLLHLKTAESLRRLRDAGFHWAFIFIALVPIVGPIALIVMLAWPSKKDEDADTEEQDQITA, encoded by the coding sequence TTGAAGAAATGGTACGAAAATATTAAGATATTTCTACTTCATTTAAAAACGGCTGAGTCGCTTCGCCGCTTACGAGACGCTGGTTTCCACTGGGCCTTTATTTTCATAGCTTTGGTTCCTATCGTTGGACCGATTGCTCTTATTGTGATGCTTGCTTGGCCAAGTAAGAAGGATGAAGATGCAGATACTGAAGAACAGGATCAAATTACTGCTTAA
- a CDS encoding DUF805 domain-containing protein produces MLSAIRSFFKGYANFSGRSNRPEFWWVWLLNMVIFLPAYYSLFTGVESDKAIRNIAVFSMCIILFIVEFVPLLALIVRRLRDVGIHWAYIFIVLVPLGAITLLVMLAMPSQRFGEKVIENSEKDKDKENTEDSRFEEMVRKY; encoded by the coding sequence ATGCTGAGTGCTATTAGGAGTTTTTTCAAAGGCTATGCAAATTTTTCTGGTCGTTCCAACCGTCCAGAATTTTGGTGGGTTTGGCTACTAAATATGGTGATTTTCTTGCCCGCCTACTACTCACTTTTTACTGGAGTAGAATCTGATAAAGCCATCAGGAATATTGCGGTCTTCAGTATGTGTATTATTTTGTTTATAGTAGAGTTTGTTCCTCTACTAGCACTGATAGTACGTCGCTTACGAGATGTGGGTATCCATTGGGCCTATATCTTTATTGTACTTGTCCCTTTGGGTGCAATAACACTGCTCGTTATGCTCGCTATGCCAAGTCAACGATTTGGAGAAAAAGTGATAGAGAATAGTGAAAAAGATAAAGATAAAGAGAATACGGAAGACTCTCGGTTTGAAGAAATGGTACGAAAATATTAA
- a CDS encoding nucleoside-diphosphate sugar epimerase/dehydratase codes for MNKKLTDYVIDLVEILNKQQKQVFWGIFDILSMVVSIIVSYILFYGLINPAPVDYVIYTLLAFLLYQIMIAFWGLNASISRYSKITDFMKIFFGVMLSSVLSYGICYAFLPLFSIRFIVLFILLSTFLILLPRITWQLIYSKRKKGSGDGEHRRTFLIGAGDGGALFMNSYQHPTSDLELVGILDNDEKKKGQKLGGIPVLGSYDNLPELAKRHQIERVIVAIPSLDPSEYERILQMCNKLGVKCYKMPKVETVVQGLHQSGSGFQKIDITDLLGRQEIRLDESRLGTEITGKTILVTGAGGSIGSEICRQVSRFNPERIVLLGHGENSIYLVYHELIRTYQGIDYVPVIADIQDYDRLLQVFEQYKPAIVYHAAAHKHVPMMERNPKEAFKNNILGTYNVAKAVDEAKVPKMVMISTDKAVNPPNVMGATKRVAELIVTGFNQRSKSTYCAVRFGNVLGSRGSVIPVFERQIAEGGPVTVTDFRMTRYFMTIPEASRLVIHAGAYAKDGEVFILDMGKPVKIYDLAKKMVLLSGHTESEIPIVEVGIRPGEKLYEELLVSTELVDNQVMDKIFVGKVNVMPLEAIDQKIEEFRSLSGDELKEAIISFANETTHAE; via the coding sequence ATGAATAAAAAACTAACAGATTATGTGATTGATCTGGTTGAAATTTTAAATAAACAGCAAAAACAAGTGTTTTGGGGGATATTCGATATTTTGAGTATGGTGGTTTCCATCATCGTATCTTATATCTTGTTTTATGGCCTTATAAATCCTGCGCCTGTGGATTACGTGATCTACACTCTTTTAGCCTTCCTCCTCTATCAAATCATGATTGCGTTTTGGGGGCTAAATGCTAGTATCAGTCGTTATAGCAAGATTACGGATTTCATGAAAATCTTTTTCGGAGTGATGCTCAGCAGTGTTCTTTCTTATGGAATCTGCTATGCCTTCCTTCCATTGTTTTCTATCCGTTTCATCGTACTCTTCATTTTGTTGAGTACCTTCCTCATCTTGCTTCCTCGTATCACTTGGCAGTTGATTTATTCTAAACGTAAAAAAGGTAGTGGAGATGGAGAACACCGTCGGACCTTCTTGATTGGTGCTGGTGATGGTGGTGCCCTCTTTATGAACAGCTACCAACACCCAACTAGCGACCTTGAGCTAGTGGGGATTTTGGATAACGATGAAAAGAAAAAGGGACAAAAACTAGGTGGAATCCCAGTTTTGGGCTCTTATGATAATCTGCCTGAATTAGCTAAACGTCACCAAATCGAGCGTGTTATCGTAGCAATCCCTTCGCTTGACCCATCAGAGTACGAACGCATCTTGCAGATGTGTAATAAGCTAGGCGTCAAATGTTACAAGATGCCTAAGGTTGAGACAGTCGTTCAAGGACTCCATCAATCAGGCAGCGGCTTCCAGAAAATTGATATCACAGACCTTTTGGGCCGTCAGGAAATTCGTCTCGACGAATCGCGTCTGGGTACTGAGATTACAGGCAAGACCATCTTGGTGACAGGAGCCGGTGGTTCGATTGGTTCGGAGATTTGTCGTCAGGTTAGTCGCTTCAATCCCGAGCGTATCGTCTTGCTTGGACATGGTGAAAACTCAATCTATCTCGTTTATCATGAATTGATCCGTACATACCAAGGGATTGATTATGTGCCAGTTATTGCAGATATTCAAGACTATGACCGTCTCTTGCAGGTGTTTGAGCAGTACAAACCAGCCATCGTTTACCATGCTGCAGCCCACAAACACGTTCCGATGATGGAGCGCAATCCAAAAGAAGCCTTCAAGAACAATATCCTCGGTACCTACAATGTTGCCAAGGCTGTTGATGAAGCCAAAGTACCTAAGATGGTCATGATTTCGACTGACAAGGCGGTCAATCCACCGAATGTTATGGGTGCGACTAAGCGCGTGGCAGAATTGATTGTCACTGGCTTTAACCAACGTAGCAAATCAACCTACTGTGCAGTCCGTTTTGGGAATGTTCTCGGTAGTCGTGGTAGTGTGATTCCTGTCTTTGAACGTCAGATTGCTGAAGGCGGTCCTGTAACAGTAACAGACTTCCGTATGACACGTTACTTCATGACCATTCCAGAGGCTAGCCGTCTAGTAATCCATGCTGGCGCTTATGCTAAGGACGGAGAAGTCTTTATCCTCGATATGGGCAAACCAGTTAAAATCTATGACTTGGCTAAGAAAATGGTCCTTCTAAGTGGGCACACGGAAAGTGAAATTCCAATCGTTGAGGTTGGTATTCGTCCGGGTGAAAAACTCTATGAAGAACTCTTGGTTTCGACCGAATTGGTTGATAACCAAGTCATGGACAAGATTTTCGTTGGTAAGGTAAATGTCATGCCGCTAGAAGCTATTGATCAAAAGATTGAAGAGTTCCGTTCACTCAGCGGAGATGAGCTCAAAGAAGCAATCATTTCCTTTGCAAATGAGACAACTCATGCTGAGTAA
- a CDS encoding glycosyltransferase, translating to MPEKQKISVLMSVYVKENPTFLRDAIKSVQNQTLKPSELVLVEDGPLTPELYQVLDEVEAQSDIPVKRCPLEQNQGLGLALRYGVLQCQYDIIARMDTDDLAVPDRFEKQLQLMEKEDLDLLGGHIAEFIDNPDEIVSYRRVPTQHADIVAYQRMRSAFNHMTVMFKKDMVLKAGNYEDGLYMEDDLLWLNMIAAGAKTGNLDQILCKVRVGAGMFERRGGLRYLKLYRQARQRMLERGQISYMEYAKSVAIQAIVALCPGFVRQFIFVKLLRKRK from the coding sequence GTGCCTGAAAAGCAAAAAATCAGCGTCTTGATGTCGGTCTATGTAAAGGAAAATCCGACGTTTTTAAGAGATGCTATCAAAAGTGTTCAAAACCAGACCTTGAAACCGAGCGAACTTGTTCTTGTTGAGGACGGCCCGCTCACACCCGAACTCTATCAGGTGCTAGATGAAGTGGAAGCTCAGTCAGACATTCCAGTTAAACGGTGCCCCTTAGAACAAAACCAAGGTTTAGGCTTGGCTCTTCGATACGGTGTTTTACAGTGCCAGTATGATATTATTGCCCGCATGGATACGGATGATTTAGCCGTTCCGGATCGTTTTGAGAAACAGCTTCAGCTAATGGAGAAAGAAGATCTCGACCTCTTAGGTGGGCATATCGCAGAGTTCATTGACAATCCAGATGAGATTGTGTCTTATCGTCGTGTTCCAACTCAGCATGCAGACATTGTGGCTTATCAGAGAATGAGAAGCGCCTTTAACCATATGACAGTCATGTTTAAAAAGGACATGGTCCTCAAGGCGGGCAACTATGAAGATGGCCTTTACATGGAGGATGACCTCCTTTGGCTCAATATGATTGCTGCAGGTGCCAAGACTGGGAACCTAGATCAAATCTTGTGTAAGGTTCGTGTCGGTGCAGGGATGTTTGAGCGTCGAGGTGGCTTGCGTTACCTTAAACTCTATCGTCAAGCTCGCCAGCGCATGCTTGAGCGAGGGCAAATTTCTTACATGGAATATGCTAAAAGTGTAGCCATTCAGGCAATTGTTGCACTTTGTCCAGGCTTTGTACGTCAGTTTATCTTCGTCAAACTTTTAAGAAAGAGAAAGTAA
- a CDS encoding CynX/NimT family MFS transporter — protein sequence MKKQSLFFVLGIVLIGTVLRSPFTALPTILGDIAQGLGVEVSSLGILTSLPLLMFALFSAFASRLAQKIGLEHLFTYCLLLLTVGSVIRILNLPLLYLGTLIVGASIAIFNVLLPSMIQANQPQKISFLTTLYVTAMGISTAIASYLSVPITQASSWKGLILVLSFLCLVTLLVWLPNHRHNHHLESQKEKQVKENILKSKDVWAIIIFGGLQSLLFYTSMTWLPTMAVSAGISNSDAALLASIFSLISIPFSMTVPSLTTRLSDGHRRIMLATISIAGMMGIAMLLYPANNFLYWLVVHLLIGTACSALFPYLMVCFSLKTSSPEKTAQLSGLAQTGGYILAAFGPALFGYSFELFQSWVPAVLALLVIDIIMTISLFMVDRAEKIL from the coding sequence ATGAAAAAACAATCACTCTTTTTTGTTCTAGGAATTGTCTTAATCGGGACTGTTTTACGATCTCCCTTTACTGCTCTTCCAACTATTTTAGGAGATATCGCTCAGGGACTAGGAGTGGAGGTTAGCTCTCTTGGGATTTTAACCAGTCTCCCTCTCTTGATGTTTGCTCTTTTCTCTGCTTTTGCAAGCCGCTTGGCACAAAAAATCGGGTTGGAACATCTCTTTACTTACTGTCTCCTCCTCTTAACTGTTGGCTCTGTCATTCGGATTCTCAATCTTCCCCTTCTTTATCTAGGAACCCTAATTGTGGGAGCAAGCATTGCGATCTTCAATGTACTCCTCCCAAGTATGATTCAGGCAAATCAGCCTCAAAAGATTAGCTTCCTAACAACTCTCTATGTCACTGCCATGGGAATTTCGACAGCCATCGCTTCTTATCTTTCGGTCCCTATCACCCAAGCTAGTTCTTGGAAGGGACTTATCCTCGTTCTCAGCTTTCTCTGTCTGGTCACTCTGCTAGTCTGGTTGCCAAATCATCGCCACAACCACCACCTAGAAAGCCAAAAAGAAAAGCAAGTCAAAGAGAATATTCTAAAAAGTAAAGATGTCTGGGCTATCATTATCTTTGGCGGGCTTCAGTCCTTGCTCTTTTATACAAGTATGACCTGGTTGCCAACTATGGCTGTTAGTGCTGGTATTTCTAATAGTGATGCGGCTCTTCTGGCTTCTATCTTCTCACTAATCAGCATTCCTTTTTCGATGACTGTTCCAAGTCTGACCACTCGTCTGTCAGATGGTCATCGTCGAATCATGCTGGCAACTATCTCTATCGCTGGTATGATGGGAATTGCCATGCTCTTGTATCCAGCCAATAATTTCCTCTACTGGTTAGTCGTCCATCTCTTGATTGGAACGGCCTGCAGTGCCCTCTTCCCCTACCTCATGGTTTGCTTTTCTCTTAAAACCAGTTCTCCTGAAAAGACAGCTCAGCTATCAGGACTAGCGCAAACAGGGGGATACATCTTGGCTGCTTTTGGACCTGCCTTGTTTGGTTATAGTTTTGAACTTTTCCAATCTTGGGTTCCAGCGGTTCTTGCCCTTCTAGTCATCGATATCATCATGACTATCTCACTCTTTATGGTGGATCGGGCTGAAAAAATCCTCTAA
- a CDS encoding PadR family transcriptional regulator has protein sequence MYFPTSSALIEFLILAVLEQGDSYGYEISQTIKLIANIKESTLYPILKKLEASGFLTTYSREFQGRMRKYYSLTNRGVEQLVTLKEEWTLYTDTVNGIIEGSIRHDKN, from the coding sequence ATGTACTTCCCAACATCCTCTGCCTTGATCGAATTTCTCATCTTGGCTGTACTGGAGCAGGGGGATTCTTATGGTTATGAGATTAGCCAAACCATTAAACTCATCGCCAATATCAAAGAATCTACGCTCTATCCCATTCTCAAAAAATTGGAAGCCAGTGGCTTTCTGACCACCTACTCTAGAGAGTTTCAGGGGCGTATGCGCAAATACTACTCCTTGACCAATCGGGGCGTAGAGCAGCTCGTTACTCTAAAGGAAGAGTGGACGCTCTATACCGACACCGTCAACGGCATCATAGAAGGGAGTATCCGCCATGACAAGAACTGA
- a CDS encoding DUF1700 domain-containing protein produces MTRTDYLTQLETYLHKLPEADRIEAMDYFKELFDDAGPEGEEELIASLGTPKEAAHDVLSNLLDKKVNEAPAQKNDRQLLHIALLALLAAPIGIPVGIAIILTIIGLFIAAASVILAFFTVSVTGILLGGLFIVESFSVLVEAKSAFILIFGAGLLAIGASSLVLLGISYVARFFGLLIVRLVQWILKKGKRGDRHA; encoded by the coding sequence ATGACAAGAACTGACTATCTGACTCAGTTAGAAACCTATCTCCATAAACTACCTGAAGCTGACCGCATCGAAGCCATGGACTACTTTAAGGAACTATTTGACGATGCAGGTCCAGAGGGCGAAGAAGAACTCATTGCTAGTCTAGGAACACCAAAAGAAGCGGCCCATGATGTTCTCTCTAACCTCCTCGACAAAAAAGTCAATGAAGCCCCTGCTCAAAAGAATGACCGTCAACTGCTACACATTGCCCTCTTGGCCTTACTAGCAGCCCCTATCGGCATTCCTGTTGGAATTGCAATTATCTTAACCATTATCGGGCTTTTTATCGCAGCCGCCTCCGTCATTCTAGCATTCTTTACCGTCTCTGTGACAGGTATCCTGCTGGGCGGACTCTTTATCGTAGAGAGCTTTAGTGTTCTAGTCGAAGCCAAATCTGCCTTTATCTTGATTTTCGGGGCCGGTTTGCTTGCTATTGGTGCTTCTTCTCTTGTTCTACTAGGTATCTCCTATGTAGCCCGTTTCTTTGGCCTCCTAATCGTCCGCTTGGTGCAATGGATTCTTAAAAAAGGAAAGAGAGGTGACAGACATGCGTAA
- a CDS encoding DUF4097 family beta strand repeat-containing protein — protein sequence MRKLTKGFLIFGVVSTILGFIMIIVGAQSNGIQSLLAMSKDPVYDNRIEEVTFGSEVEKLDLTLEEHSLTITESVDDKIHITYHPSVSGRHDLTTGMSDKTLSVTDKQASQHRFLGSGIESLLRIASSYSHRFDEVILSLPKGRTLKAITVSANRRQTTIINATLENATLNTNGYLLRIEGSRIKNSKFTTPNIINIFKTELTDSQVKTEGGHIYAENIQVHGKVELDSHNHLRLFLSKTEFDRINLDMSSKHGGIYHNAQREHPRQRENELANPYKTDKADVKDLLIIKANQDIYLSKEEEEYSAPPRNH from the coding sequence ATGCGTAAATTGACGAAAGGATTTCTCATTTTTGGTGTGGTTTCTACAATCCTTGGTTTTATCATGATTATTGTAGGCGCCCAGTCCAATGGTATTCAAAGTTTGCTTGCCATGTCAAAAGATCCCGTCTATGACAATCGTATCGAAGAAGTAACCTTTGGAAGCGAAGTGGAAAAACTTGATTTGACCCTTGAGGAACATAGCCTAACCATCACAGAGTCTGTAGATGACAAGATCCATATCACCTATCATCCTTCCGTGTCTGGTCGTCACGATCTGACTACTGGCATGAGTGACAAAACACTGAGCGTCACTGACAAACAAGCCTCCCAACATCGTTTTCTCGGTTCAGGAATCGAAAGCCTACTTCGTATTGCCAGCAGTTATTCTCACCGTTTTGACGAAGTCATTCTCTCCCTCCCTAAAGGAAGAACTCTGAAAGCAATCACCGTTTCAGCTAATCGTCGACAGACCACTATCATTAATGCTACCCTTGAAAATGCGACCCTCAATACAAACGGATATCTCCTCCGAATTGAAGGAAGTCGTATTAAAAATAGCAAATTCACAACACCCAATATCATCAATATCTTTAAAACAGAACTGACAGATAGTCAGGTCAAGACGGAGGGGGGACACATCTATGCTGAAAATATTCAGGTTCACGGTAAGGTTGAGCTAGACTCTCATAACCACTTAAGACTCTTTCTTTCTAAGACAGAATTCGATCGTATCAATCTAGATATGTCTTCTAAGCATGGCGGTATTTATCATAATGCACAAAGAGAACACCCTCGACAAAGAGAGAATGAACTTGCCAACCCATACAAGACAGACAAAGCAGATGTCAAGGACCTGCTCATTATAAAAGCCAATCAGGATATCTACCTATCTAAGGAAGAAGAAGAATACTCTGCTCCACCTAGAAATCATTGA
- a CDS encoding DUF6574 domain-containing protein — translation MTQEWFESADLEKKSAQTKSEIQPDQPETSETVETEPQASEETPVSPKKLEMHEEETPETIEEAQTEEEEEVKAEEEHKQENPAKEKSILSKALESPYIPDIDPRKTARFKEEIALFWTWLLDAIQEPTASKNTDQKHRYSVFALLTLLSSINLFFSIYHIKHLYYGYMASIANSLPNQLPPLNLFAGLSILVASALFYFSIILGGFTVRRVLDQESDFTFQEAFDRYSRLFAIPLVLTALASFFALFGGLRFAGILTLLSMAIFALGNLFVISKPSKTSSLDPFYRFLLAVLLDGAILLPFFIAELTLTVDYLRILTFF, via the coding sequence ATGACACAAGAATGGTTTGAAAGCGCCGATCTTGAGAAGAAATCAGCTCAGACGAAATCGGAAATCCAGCCCGACCAACCAGAGACTTCGGAAACTGTGGAAACTGAACCACAAGCAAGCGAAGAAACACCTGTCTCACCTAAAAAGTTGGAAATGCATGAGGAGGAAACTCCCGAAACGATAGAAGAAGCCCAAACCGAGGAAGAGGAAGAAGTAAAAGCTGAAGAGGAGCACAAGCAAGAAAACCCTGCAAAAGAGAAAAGTATCCTCAGCAAGGCTTTAGAAAGCCCCTATATCCCAGATATTGACCCCCGCAAAACTGCCCGATTCAAAGAAGAAATCGCACTATTTTGGACTTGGCTGCTGGACGCTATCCAAGAACCAACTGCCAGCAAGAATACGGACCAAAAGCATCGTTACAGTGTCTTTGCCCTACTCACCTTGCTGTCTTCTATTAATCTTTTCTTTAGTATCTATCATATCAAGCACCTCTACTATGGCTATATGGCCTCTATTGCCAATAGTTTACCTAACCAGCTCCCACCTTTAAATCTCTTTGCTGGACTCTCCATCTTGGTCGCTAGCGCTCTATTTTACTTTTCCATCATTCTGGGAGGCTTTACTGTCCGACGTGTGCTGGATCAGGAGAGTGACTTCACATTCCAAGAAGCCTTTGATCGGTATAGCAGACTCTTTGCTATCCCACTTGTCCTAACGGCTCTAGCAAGTTTCTTTGCACTCTTTGGCGGCTTACGATTTGCTGGTATCCTCACCCTTCTAAGCATGGCCATCTTTGCCCTTGGTAATCTCTTTGTGATTAGCAAGCCAAGTAAGACCAGTAGCCTCGACCCATTTTATCGATTCCTGCTAGCTGTCTTACTTGATGGTGCTATTCTCTTACCCTTCTTCATTGCAGAGCTCACGCTGACAGTTGACTACCTTCGCATCCTGACATTCTTTTAA
- a CDS encoding DUF4299 family protein: MAKTFFIPNKESILGQQEVLTAKSILALVEGLESHSYDAVYLRQPLNRLEYIECGIVGQSQFLFKVNYADSRKGYQVVIPDFLTRADWEIVETLLQALSGKLGEAVEGLEDFDFEAYFRQTVKQYLADKAVRLVYCQGLLSPIYLNKEYLESFLAEDGLAHFEELVKKVQGSDAYLASVKFYPDAQGKVHGIYHLAQGVKTILPKEPIVPVPYTEQLAGKELVWEIDLVKISGDGSKAEDYESIARLDYARFLESLPEAFYQQLDANQLEVQAILGQDFEGLATIK; this comes from the coding sequence ATGGCGAAAACATTTTTTATCCCAAATAAAGAAAGTATTCTAGGACAACAGGAGGTCTTGACTGCCAAGTCCATCTTGGCCTTGGTGGAGGGCTTGGAGTCACACAGTTATGATGCGGTCTATCTCCGTCAGCCCCTCAATCGTCTCGAGTATATCGAGTGTGGGATTGTAGGCCAGTCGCAATTTCTCTTCAAGGTGAACTATGCGGATAGTCGAAAAGGTTATCAAGTGGTGATTCCAGATTTTCTTACTAGAGCAGACTGGGAGATTGTAGAGACTCTCCTCCAGGCCCTATCTGGCAAGTTGGGGGAAGCGGTAGAAGGGCTAGAAGACTTTGACTTTGAAGCTTATTTCCGACAAACGGTCAAGCAATATTTAGCGGATAAGGCAGTTCGTTTAGTATATTGCCAAGGGCTCTTGTCACCTATCTATCTCAACAAGGAATACCTCGAGAGCTTTTTGGCTGAGGATGGATTGGCACATTTTGAAGAGTTGGTCAAGAAGGTTCAAGGCTCTGATGCCTACCTTGCCAGTGTGAAATTTTACCCAGATGCTCAAGGCAAGGTGCACGGTATCTATCACCTAGCCCAAGGAGTCAAGACGATTTTGCCAAAAGAACCCATTGTACCTGTGCCTTATACGGAGCAGCTGGCAGGTAAGGAGCTTGTTTGGGAGATTGATTTAGTGAAGATTTCTGGTGATGGGTCCAAAGCAGAAGACTATGAATCCATCGCTCGCTTGGACTATGCAAGATTCCTAGAGTCGCTACCAGAAGCATTTTATCAGCAACTAGATGCCAATCAATTAGAAGTACAAGCCATCCTAGGACAAGATTTTGAAGGATTGGCAACCATCAAGTAG